Sequence from the Sporichthyaceae bacterium genome:
ACCCAGAACGTGTCGGGCTCGGCGGGGTCGCGCACCGTGATGTGCCCGGCGACGCCCTCGTCCAGCCCGGCCCGGGAGAACATCCGGAACGCCGCGGCCAGCTTGGCCTTGCGGTGCGCGCGTTCCTCCGAGATGGAGTTGAACGTGGGGGGACTGGGGATGGCGAGCTGGACCCCGTTCACATCGGTCAGTGCCGCGTTGGCCAAGGGCTTGTCGGTGGTGGTCACGTGGTCGCCTCCTCGCTTCGGGTCCTACTACTCCATCCTTACGCGGCACCGCGCCGCTGTCACGCGCGCCCGGTGACCACTGGCGGACCGGGCGCCGGTCGGCCAAAATCTCCCTGTTTTCACAGCTTCCGGATGCATGCCGGCAGCCGTCCGGGGAATTCTCAAGCTGTACGTACCGAGCGGGGTTTGGCCGGGACGCAAACTCCCCTCGTACGGGCCCGCCGCCACCGGACATGGCCAGCGGTGCATCGATGGGTGGGAGCCTCTCCGGGGCTCCCACCCTGCCCGCTCCACCGGCCGCGATACTGCCCATCGTGCTGCAGCTGACCACCGTCGAGGTCAAGCAACTGTGGTGGTTCCTGGACGGCGCGATCATGAGCCCGGAGGCGCGGCATCGGCTCTGGGCCGCGTGGGGGTTCTGCCCCCGGCACACCTGGGCGCACTTCACCTGCGAACTGGAATTACGCGCCCTGCCGCGCGGCACGATCATCCTCTACGAGGACCTGCTCGGCCGGGCCGCGCGGCCCGCCCGCAACTGGGTCGGGCAGCTGCGCACCACCGGTCCGTGCCTGACCTGCGACTACCTCGCCGTCGGCGACGCCACCCGCGACGAGCAGGGCTGGGCCGAGGAGACCGCCGTCGTCAACCGGCACGAGCGGACTCTCACCCTGCTGCAGGAATGCCAGGTGCACTGGGAGCCGCGCACCTGCCCGGCGTGCCTCGGCGGGGCCGGCATGATCTGCCGCCCGCACCTGCTCGAGGACGGCGGGAAGCCCACCGATCGCGACGCCATCCTCGCCA
This genomic interval carries:
- a CDS encoding class II aldolase/adducin family protein, giving the protein MTTTDKPLANAALTDVNGVQLAIPSPPTFNSISEERAHRKAKLAAAFRMFSRAGLDEGVAGHITVRDPAEPDTFWVNPFGMHFAMIRSSDLVRVNEEGRVVEGSRAVNGAAVAIHCAVHAHRPDVLAAAHAHGPAGKTFSSLEMTL